In one Leptospira mayottensis 200901116 genomic region, the following are encoded:
- a CDS encoding STAS domain-containing protein, with amino-acid sequence METTNNSKDELSVEVISNSHVNHLLKPYVTIVKTNGEINIFSSKKLKDLFNLKIDEGAKVLLLDLSATAHIDSSGLAVLISTQAKLMKQLKGALIVYSIPSSIGKIFELTRLDKLITMSIDLDEAVDKAMTY; translated from the coding sequence ATGGAAACAACAAACAATTCAAAGGACGAGTTATCCGTAGAGGTCATATCGAATTCTCACGTAAATCATCTACTAAAACCGTATGTTACGATTGTAAAAACGAACGGGGAAATAAATATTTTTTCTTCAAAAAAACTTAAAGATTTATTCAATTTGAAAATCGACGAAGGAGCCAAAGTTCTTTTATTAGACTTATCAGCTACGGCTCATATCGATTCCTCGGGACTTGCGGTCCTTATCAGCACGCAAGCTAAATTGATGAAACAACTCAAAGGCGCCTTGATTGTTTATTCGATTCCAAGTTCGATTGGTAAAATTTTCGAATTAACTCGATTAGATAAACTTATCACTATGTCGATTGATTTGGACGAAGCGGTCGATAAAGCAATGACATATTGA
- a CDS encoding LB_137 family protein, whose amino-acid sequence MRKILIYILLFIFLTAQLQAHRVILKSGEQVSGDLKETEGTSDYIIITTEGEDIKIFKKDIAELFFEEAGNHLCMHFKEQPEPKCNLKLIKLNVNTLYYIDENNRYLRTSFKDLESISIEEPSTRILEQLSKTRFQIRITSKDKKEILSPIQSVKDETISVQNESDATPTLIPKEEIVSLFYKTTEEKKDLPKEKEIQSITILDYLIPGYYLKRQGHTKSGFTLMGLTAIFAAGSVYEYIEAKNTQGKSPLLIPQSDGSVLWAEQSNGEFNKHKNLNQLFLISLACTYLFNTALLTFPATFSFFFQEVPVNPANPNLHSIEKDQKIEMKININF is encoded by the coding sequence ATGAGAAAAATTCTAATATATATTTTATTATTTATCTTTTTAACAGCCCAACTTCAAGCACATCGGGTGATCCTAAAATCGGGAGAACAAGTTTCGGGAGATCTTAAAGAAACTGAAGGAACATCGGATTATATCATCATCACAACGGAAGGAGAAGACATCAAAATTTTCAAAAAAGATATAGCCGAATTATTTTTCGAAGAAGCGGGAAATCATCTTTGTATGCATTTTAAAGAACAACCGGAACCGAAATGTAATCTCAAACTTATCAAGCTCAACGTTAACACACTTTATTACATCGATGAAAATAACCGCTATCTCCGGACTTCCTTCAAAGATTTGGAATCGATCAGTATTGAAGAACCGTCTACGAGAATTTTAGAACAACTTTCCAAAACCCGTTTCCAAATACGGATTACTTCTAAGGACAAAAAGGAAATTCTGTCACCCATTCAAAGTGTAAAGGACGAAACGATTTCCGTTCAAAACGAGTCTGATGCAACTCCGACCCTTATTCCAAAAGAAGAAATTGTATCTTTGTTTTATAAGACTACCGAAGAAAAAAAGGATCTTCCGAAAGAAAAAGAAATCCAATCGATCACAATTCTGGATTATTTAATACCGGGTTATTATCTCAAGAGACAAGGACATACAAAAAGCGGATTTACCTTGATGGGATTAACCGCAATTTTTGCGGCAGGAAGCGTCTACGAATATATAGAGGCGAAAAATACGCAAGGGAAAAGTCCGTTATTGATTCCTCAAAGCGACGGCTCCGTTCTTTGGGCGGAACAATCAAACGGGGAATTTAATAAACATAAAAATTTAAATCAACTTTTTCTAATATCATTGGCATGTACCTATTTGTTTAACACTGCATTACTTACTTTCCCGGCCACATTTTCTTTTTTCTTTCAGGAAGTCCCTGTAAATCCGGCAAATCCAAATCTACATTCGATAGAAAAGGATCAAAAAATTGAAATGAAAATCAACATTAACTTTTAG
- a CDS encoding tetratricopeptide repeat protein has product MKKSLFIAILGFLLIVVFGLIVLDTKLYELKVTLEKRKLFNFSFSSEILRSKFESILSNRENIRAEMNLNNLQSSLIESNQLEKFSVGILQNFGSVLINSVRFVTGKPPIDFEISSTKIRLLEHAFTLERNQAFKEAYQAYGESLKTFAKGTDESGFILLHQGFCLAVQGEFDHALKDLESVLENNPGSVFANDAEILIAIVQKSKQSAKEIEENFDSPESRARAYFAKGNYPKVLEEFAKSEMTSAEMKYIQAYSFEKTGNQNVAITEYAKLAFSNTDKEIAIKANRRLMMLGHYYNAGNEIVKISDKNAERLGDTSEATEIKASSEKLKRTNVEDNLSNPDKTSHTDEKKSLLSSEIQEVVSKSEAFLKKAEEEAKSEAKNYIAIQVSDSVPVYGDKIIIDGDETKLFSAHFPITLATYTIDSITVMKNSIKNSRKLLFIQNKEKIPFLKAIFEDDQSITLIEKNSKKKISLSSPIQIELSK; this is encoded by the coding sequence ATGAAAAAGAGTCTTTTCATCGCAATTCTTGGATTTCTATTGATCGTCGTTTTCGGTTTGATTGTACTCGATACAAAACTCTACGAGTTAAAGGTAACCCTTGAAAAAAGAAAACTTTTTAATTTTTCGTTCTCAAGCGAAATTCTAAGGTCAAAGTTCGAAAGCATTCTTTCTAACAGAGAAAACATCAGAGCGGAGATGAACCTGAACAATCTACAGAGTTCTTTGATTGAAAGTAATCAGTTAGAAAAATTCAGCGTGGGAATTTTACAAAACTTCGGATCTGTTTTGATCAATTCGGTCCGTTTTGTCACGGGCAAACCTCCGATAGACTTCGAGATCAGTTCGACCAAAATTCGTCTTTTGGAACACGCCTTCACACTAGAAAGAAATCAAGCTTTTAAAGAGGCTTATCAAGCTTATGGAGAATCGTTAAAAACATTTGCCAAAGGAACCGACGAAAGTGGGTTCATCCTTTTGCATCAAGGTTTTTGTCTCGCGGTTCAAGGGGAATTTGACCACGCCCTCAAAGATTTGGAATCGGTTTTGGAAAACAATCCCGGAAGCGTATTCGCAAACGACGCAGAGATTTTAATTGCAATCGTACAAAAATCAAAACAGAGTGCTAAAGAAATCGAGGAAAATTTCGACAGTCCTGAATCCAGAGCGAGAGCCTACTTCGCAAAAGGAAATTACCCCAAGGTTTTGGAAGAGTTCGCAAAATCGGAGATGACTTCCGCTGAGATGAAGTACATCCAAGCATACTCTTTCGAAAAAACGGGAAATCAAAACGTAGCAATTACCGAATATGCAAAACTCGCCTTTTCCAATACGGATAAGGAAATCGCAATCAAAGCAAATCGTAGACTCATGATGTTGGGTCATTATTACAATGCGGGAAATGAAATCGTAAAAATCTCCGACAAGAATGCGGAAAGGCTCGGAGACACAAGCGAAGCAACAGAAATCAAAGCTTCTTCCGAAAAATTAAAGCGAACAAATGTGGAAGACAATTTATCCAATCCAGATAAAACCAGTCACACTGACGAAAAGAAAAGTCTTCTGAGTTCCGAAATTCAAGAAGTTGTTTCCAAGTCGGAAGCATTTTTAAAAAAAGCGGAAGAGGAAGCGAAATCCGAGGCTAAAAATTATATTGCAATCCAAGTCTCCGATTCCGTTCCCGTTTACGGAGACAAAATCATCATAGATGGAGACGAAACCAAACTTTTTTCGGCCCATTTCCCAATTACTCTTGCCACTTATACGATCGACTCAATCACCGTTATGAAAAATTCTATCAAGAATTCGCGTAAACTTTTATTCATTCAAAACAAGGAAAAAATCCCATTTCTAAAAGCGATCTTTGAAGATGATCAATCCATTACCTTGATCGAAAAAAATTCCAAAAAGAAAATCAGTCTGAGCTCTCCGATTCAAATCGAGTTGTCGAAATGA
- a CDS encoding SpoIIE family protein phosphatase, whose amino-acid sequence MKKSLRLQIIVIYTILTVVNLTFVAVMIFENQTDLLISNFTLESDRVAREILKKVESFGNTNFEDSSQADEFQSKLLSIGLTNFSVIAAEDNSLEKTRTLFSSGVTASISDLKTKLTNMSNAKAALNTSYDIELDTDHFIVNLIFYLNPKTFLISQIKMKEMVDRLRSLYIQLGLLLVWGFAFHILFGIFLYRKIFVRLFLLKEVSETMATGNLNARISWNVSAHDELDVLGNTFNGMAEQISSQFDTLKLKNAQIQTELEIGKNVQECFLPEKRKKFNLVNVEIIYQPMREVSGDIYDIIEISDTRTAFFLADATGHGVSAALITSIIHYNVENIMKETVNPAHIFNRLSDNLFETLQGTFFATGIFILFEKEGGYAYFCSAGHNPIYYYRKAQNKIVVLESTGFVLGIGIPDEYSVLKIKTSPGDKILVYTDGVLDATNETTEQFGDDRLLNTFQKYATLPTEELTEKIRNEIHSFANVFPDDVTFGILEIT is encoded by the coding sequence ATGAAAAAATCGCTCCGACTACAGATTATCGTTATTTATACGATTTTAACCGTTGTAAATCTTACTTTCGTAGCGGTCATGATTTTTGAAAATCAAACGGATCTTCTAATCTCCAATTTTACTTTGGAATCGGATCGGGTTGCCAGGGAAATACTTAAAAAAGTAGAATCTTTCGGGAACACAAACTTTGAGGATTCTTCTCAAGCCGACGAATTTCAGAGCAAACTCCTCAGCATCGGACTCACAAACTTCTCTGTAATTGCAGCCGAAGACAATTCTTTGGAAAAAACCCGCACACTTTTTTCAAGTGGAGTTACAGCCTCCATTTCCGATCTCAAAACAAAACTTACGAATATGAGCAACGCCAAAGCGGCTTTGAACACTTCGTATGATATAGAACTCGACACCGACCATTTTATTGTAAATCTGATTTTCTATCTCAATCCGAAAACGTTCTTAATTTCTCAAATTAAGATGAAAGAAATGGTGGATCGGCTCAGATCCCTTTATATACAGCTCGGATTGTTGTTAGTGTGGGGTTTTGCATTTCACATTCTTTTCGGAATTTTTCTCTATCGAAAAATTTTCGTGCGTCTTTTTCTTTTGAAAGAAGTCAGCGAAACGATGGCTACGGGAAACCTGAATGCAAGAATATCCTGGAATGTTTCCGCTCACGATGAATTGGACGTGTTAGGCAATACGTTCAACGGAATGGCGGAACAAATCTCTTCCCAATTTGATACTCTCAAACTTAAAAACGCTCAAATCCAGACAGAATTGGAAATCGGTAAAAACGTTCAAGAATGCTTTCTTCCCGAAAAAAGAAAAAAATTCAATTTGGTCAATGTAGAGATCATTTACCAACCAATGCGGGAAGTCAGTGGAGACATCTATGATATCATAGAAATCAGCGATACAAGAACCGCGTTCTTTCTAGCGGATGCGACCGGACATGGCGTCTCCGCCGCACTGATCACCTCCATTATTCACTACAATGTGGAAAACATCATGAAAGAAACCGTGAACCCGGCACATATCTTTAACCGGCTTAGCGATAATCTTTTTGAAACTTTACAAGGAACTTTCTTTGCGACCGGAATTTTCATTCTTTTTGAAAAGGAAGGAGGATACGCCTATTTCTGTAGCGCTGGACATAATCCAATCTATTACTATCGCAAGGCACAAAATAAAATTGTAGTACTCGAATCGACTGGATTTGTTCTTGGAATCGGAATTCCGGACGAATACAGTGTTCTAAAAATCAAAACGTCTCCGGGTGATAAGATTCTTGTTTATACTGACGGGGTTCTGGACGCGACGAATGAAACGACCGAACAATTCGGAGACGATCGTCTTTTGAATACTTTTCAAAAATACGCAACTCTACCAACGGAAGAACTAACGGAAAAAATCCGAAATGAAATCCATTCCTTTGCGAACGTGTTTCCTGACGACGTCACTTTCGGGATTTTAGAGATCACTTAA
- a CDS encoding IS256 family transposase, whose amino-acid sequence MSNPKNRAEELLDELIKDKSPEDLLGNEGLLKQLTKSLIERAMQGEMTHHLGYEKNSSLGNNTGNSRNGKSNKKLKGDFGTIDLEIPRDRNGSFEPQIIQKGQTRFTGFDDKIISMYSRGMTTREITQHLQEIYQVEVSADLISEVTDSVLETVIEWQNRSLDKVYPILIMDALVVKVRDGHHVQNKSFYLALGINLQGTKEILGIWVERTEGAKFWLQILTDLKNRGVEDILIACVDGLKGFPDTIISVFPNAQVQLCIVHMVRNSLKWVSYKQKKELMIDLKAIYKSPSAEIAKKSLDDFSTKWDSQYPMISKSWRNNWESVIPFLAYPPNIRKAIYTTNAIESMNMGLRKIIKNRGSFPTDEAAIKLLYLALNNMSKKWTMPIQDWGKAMNQFSIIFGDRLKFDSF is encoded by the coding sequence ATGAGCAACCCCAAAAATCGAGCTGAAGAGCTACTCGATGAATTAATCAAAGATAAGAGTCCTGAAGATCTACTGGGAAATGAAGGCCTCTTAAAGCAACTAACGAAGTCGTTGATAGAGCGAGCGATGCAAGGTGAGATGACGCATCACCTTGGATATGAGAAGAATTCCTCGTTGGGCAATAACACAGGAAATTCTCGGAATGGCAAAAGTAACAAAAAGCTCAAAGGAGATTTTGGAACAATCGATTTGGAAATACCTCGAGACAGAAACGGCAGTTTCGAACCTCAGATCATACAAAAAGGTCAGACACGTTTTACCGGCTTCGATGACAAAATCATTTCGATGTATTCTCGTGGAATGACCACACGAGAAATTACCCAACATCTCCAAGAAATCTATCAAGTGGAAGTCTCAGCGGATCTGATCTCAGAAGTCACCGATTCGGTACTGGAAACGGTGATCGAGTGGCAGAATCGTTCTTTGGATAAAGTATATCCAATTCTCATCATGGACGCGTTAGTCGTAAAGGTGAGAGACGGCCACCACGTTCAAAACAAATCCTTCTATTTGGCTTTAGGAATCAATCTACAGGGCACAAAAGAGATACTTGGGATTTGGGTGGAGCGCACCGAAGGAGCGAAGTTCTGGCTTCAGATCTTAACCGATTTAAAGAATCGCGGAGTTGAAGATATCTTAATCGCCTGCGTTGACGGGTTAAAAGGATTTCCGGATACGATCATATCAGTTTTTCCTAATGCACAAGTTCAACTTTGTATCGTTCATATGGTAAGGAATTCTTTGAAATGGGTTTCTTACAAACAGAAGAAAGAGTTGATGATTGATTTAAAGGCTATCTACAAATCTCCGTCGGCAGAGATTGCTAAGAAAAGCCTTGATGATTTTTCAACCAAATGGGACAGTCAATATCCGATGATCAGTAAGTCCTGGAGAAACAATTGGGAATCGGTGATTCCTTTTTTGGCCTATCCACCTAATATTCGGAAGGCGATTTACACCACAAACGCTATCGAATCTATGAATATGGGTTTAAGAAAAATTATCAAGAATCGGGGTTCGTTTCCTACCGATGAAGCGGCTATCAAGCTTCTTTATTTAGCTTTGAATAATATGTCTAAAAAATGGACCATGCCTATTCAAGATTGGGGGAAAGCCATGAACCAATTTTCGATTATTTTCGGCGATCGGTTGAAGTTCGATTCGTTTTAA
- a CDS encoding Bor/Iss family lipoprotein, which yields MKNILKTKSYKLLVYVLFVLFLGECRHAWVRFPQNLSQICQGYQNSSQCKRVMEEKRARKEEPGKIHTIHQRYYFFGLLPMEQIVDVTKYCPEGGPRSAHQFTSFWDAVWEQLTLTIYSPQTLEVECYP from the coding sequence ATGAAGAATATTCTAAAAACAAAAAGTTATAAATTACTGGTATACGTTTTGTTCGTTCTTTTTTTGGGGGAATGCAGACACGCATGGGTTCGCTTTCCGCAGAATCTTTCTCAGATCTGTCAGGGTTATCAAAATTCGAGTCAATGCAAGCGGGTGATGGAAGAGAAAAGGGCAAGAAAGGAAGAGCCCGGAAAAATCCATACGATTCACCAGAGATATTATTTTTTCGGATTATTGCCTATGGAACAGATAGTGGACGTAACGAAATACTGTCCGGAAGGAGGGCCGAGATCGGCGCATCAGTTCACTTCTTTTTGGGACGCGGTCTGGGAACAATTAACTCTTACGATCTATTCTCCCCAGACCTTGGAGGTAGAATGTTATCCTTAA
- a CDS encoding LIC_10461 domain-containing protein, whose translation MLSLMRALGLYLVICFCVECHSTVIVHKENSRPLSSIHTPPGKRNKQANTFFGIYSLSDSEEASCQDLPGEVKMVRTIPDTLIHFFAGPFYTTRTVEVYCSSWQDKDAEEKKNEVKTVPKENQDGKEAVKPNSSPVPDRPKPNVERFEAQDMSENKETKDLKEKPKVKKNNVFDSQF comes from the coding sequence ATGTTATCCTTAATGAGAGCTTTAGGTTTGTATCTAGTGATTTGTTTTTGTGTAGAGTGTCATTCTACGGTGATCGTTCATAAGGAAAACTCCAGACCTTTGTCGTCGATCCACACGCCTCCGGGAAAAAGAAACAAACAGGCGAATACGTTTTTCGGGATTTATTCTCTATCGGACAGTGAAGAGGCTTCTTGTCAGGATCTGCCCGGAGAAGTGAAAATGGTTCGTACGATCCCGGATACCTTGATTCATTTTTTTGCGGGACCTTTTTATACCACGAGGACTGTGGAAGTGTATTGTTCTTCTTGGCAGGATAAGGACGCCGAAGAAAAGAAAAACGAAGTGAAGACGGTTCCAAAAGAAAATCAAGATGGAAAGGAAGCGGTAAAACCGAACAGTTCTCCCGTGCCGGATCGACCTAAGCCGAACGTAGAACGATTCGAAGCACAGGATATGAGCGAAAATAAGGAAACGAAGGACCTTAAAGAAAAACCGAAAGTGAAGAAAAACAACGTATTCGATTCACAATTTTAA
- a CDS encoding sodium:solute symporter family protein has translation MLGISVILYLLTTIFIGVVASRFVSDSKDYVLAGRRLPLFLASSALFATWFGSETLLGASSRFVEDGILGVIEDPFGAALCLFLVGIFFAKPLYRMNILTFGDFYKNRFGRKAEILSSVFMIPSYFGWIAAQFVALGIILHSLADLPVSIGIFAGAGVVLIYTVIGGMWAISFTDFLQTILIVLGLAYLVWDLSSKAGGIDVVLSSTKPGFFRFFPEMNSKSIFIYVAAWMTIGLGSIPQQDIFQRVMASKSERVAVYSSLLGSFFYLSVAFLPLLAVLCARKIYPEIAREDAQMILPKTVLAHTGLFTQILFFGALLSAVMSTASGAILASASVLGENLVRPFLKKPNEKTLLRVLRISVVAITLISLSMANTKSNIYELVSQASALSLVSLFVPLVAGLFRKNSTSTGAVLSMIVGFGVWLFCNVLSLEIPASIPGLVSSWFALLAGDFIERCGYGLK, from the coding sequence TTGCTTGGTATATCTGTCATTCTTTATTTGCTTACGACGATATTCATTGGAGTCGTGGCCTCTCGATTTGTAAGCGACTCAAAAGACTACGTTCTTGCAGGCAGAAGATTGCCTTTGTTCCTTGCGTCTTCGGCATTGTTTGCTACCTGGTTCGGTTCGGAGACATTACTCGGCGCGTCTTCCCGTTTTGTGGAAGACGGAATTTTGGGAGTGATTGAGGATCCATTCGGAGCGGCGCTTTGTCTGTTTCTTGTAGGGATTTTCTTTGCAAAGCCGCTTTACCGAATGAACATTCTTACTTTCGGGGATTTCTATAAAAATCGATTTGGAAGAAAAGCGGAGATCTTATCGAGCGTTTTTATGATTCCGTCTTATTTTGGGTGGATTGCCGCTCAGTTTGTTGCGTTGGGAATTATTCTTCATTCTTTGGCGGATCTTCCCGTATCGATCGGAATATTTGCGGGGGCAGGAGTCGTTTTAATCTACACGGTAATCGGAGGAATGTGGGCAATTTCTTTTACAGATTTTTTACAGACTATTCTGATTGTATTAGGACTTGCTTATCTAGTTTGGGATTTAAGTTCAAAAGCGGGCGGCATTGATGTGGTGCTTTCGTCCACAAAGCCGGGTTTTTTTCGGTTCTTTCCGGAGATGAATTCCAAAAGTATTTTTATATACGTCGCCGCTTGGATGACGATCGGACTCGGATCGATTCCGCAACAGGATATTTTTCAAAGAGTGATGGCTTCCAAATCGGAAAGAGTCGCTGTTTATTCTTCCTTATTAGGGTCTTTCTTTTACTTGAGTGTGGCGTTTCTGCCGTTGTTGGCAGTTCTTTGTGCAAGAAAGATATATCCGGAGATAGCAAGAGAAGATGCGCAGATGATTCTTCCGAAAACGGTGCTTGCACACACGGGGCTTTTTACACAGATTCTGTTTTTCGGAGCCTTGTTATCTGCGGTAATGAGTACGGCAAGCGGAGCGATACTTGCTTCCGCTTCGGTTTTAGGCGAGAATTTGGTTCGTCCCTTCCTCAAAAAACCGAATGAGAAAACCTTACTTCGTGTATTGAGGATTTCAGTCGTAGCGATCACATTGATTTCTCTTTCTATGGCAAATACAAAAAGTAATATTTATGAACTTGTGTCTCAGGCTTCTGCTTTGAGTCTTGTTTCTTTATTTGTTCCACTTGTGGCAGGTCTTTTTCGAAAGAATTCGACTTCAACCGGCGCGGTACTTTCCATGATCGTCGGATTTGGTGTATGGCTTTTTTGTAATGTGCTTTCTTTGGAAATTCCAGCTTCGATTCCCGGATTGGTGTCGAGTTGGTTTGCGTTGCTCGCGGGAGATTTTATAGAACGTTGCGGTTACGGATTGAAATAG
- a CDS encoding patatin-like phospholipase family protein, producing the protein MAPILDDSIALEKKQEIQERFGGVFQGLWFEEEICFAIAGGGCKAFYGLGFGHEMKSWGLKFREVSGVSAGAAMVLCLICGNEEACVSFFENIVRKNPANFYLGRLFKGERVFPHEEIYRRTIRFGMDFQKIVKSGIKVFIHTLRVIPKEDSLKNKFRLARLIAETAKAFLEDERDKKRGLNTERMQRILRKWNMREVLFTEKDFNDEKTVEQIILNSSSVPPVVSIQSHENEYYFDGGLTNNLLLEVFPPDKKTIGVYYEPTTIVGKDPKLLERCYLQTPSEPLPITSFDYTDPNGVRRAYELGKQDARLNKDKIFEYLKKDWAKAAFFLKSK; encoded by the coding sequence ATGGCTCCTATTTTAGACGATTCCATCGCATTGGAAAAAAAACAAGAGATTCAAGAGAGATTCGGCGGAGTGTTTCAAGGCCTTTGGTTTGAGGAAGAGATTTGTTTTGCGATCGCGGGGGGAGGATGTAAAGCGTTTTACGGATTGGGTTTTGGTCACGAGATGAAATCTTGGGGATTGAAATTTAGGGAAGTTTCTGGAGTGTCAGCGGGAGCCGCGATGGTTCTTTGTTTGATCTGTGGGAACGAAGAAGCGTGTGTCTCTTTTTTCGAAAATATAGTCCGAAAAAATCCGGCTAATTTCTATCTCGGTCGTCTTTTTAAAGGGGAACGTGTGTTCCCGCACGAAGAGATATATCGAAGGACGATTCGCTTCGGGATGGATTTTCAGAAAATCGTCAAATCCGGAATCAAGGTGTTCATTCATACTTTGAGAGTGATTCCTAAAGAGGATTCTTTAAAGAATAAATTCAGACTTGCAAGATTGATTGCGGAGACGGCGAAGGCATTTCTTGAGGACGAAAGAGATAAAAAGCGCGGTTTAAATACGGAAAGAATGCAAAGAATACTCAGAAAATGGAATATGAGAGAAGTTTTATTTACGGAAAAGGATTTCAATGATGAAAAAACAGTGGAACAGATTATTCTCAATTCTTCTTCGGTTCCTCCTGTCGTTTCCATTCAGAGTCACGAAAACGAATATTATTTCGATGGGGGACTTACCAACAACCTTCTTTTAGAGGTGTTTCCTCCAGATAAAAAGACGATCGGAGTTTATTATGAACCGACTACGATTGTCGGCAAAGATCCTAAACTTTTAGAAAGATGTTATTTGCAAACTCCTTCCGAACCTTTGCCGATTACTTCCTTTGATTATACCGACCCGAACGGAGTGAGGAGGGCCTATGAGCTCGGAAAACAGGACGCTCGGTTGAATAAGGATAAAATTTTCGAATATCTAAAAAAGGATTGGGCAAAAGCGGCTTTTTTCTTAAAGTCTAAGTAA
- a CDS encoding IS481 family transposase codes for MTTNANATTKATRRKLNLLELANELENVSKACKIMGYSRQQFYEIRRNFQTYGAEGLLDRMPGANGPHPNRVSEEIEKEVLEYSLQRPTHGCLKVAQQLSLKGIKVSSGGVRGVWARNKLVTKHQRLLRLEEHHKDQIIPLTEDQIKLLERFDPEYRERHIHADSTGELVSMDTFMVGSLKGVGRVYLQTVIDCHSRFAWGRLFNTKIPVTAVQTLNNDVLPFFEEHNVKVMTVLTDNGREYCGREDQHPFELFLQLEEIEHRTTKVRRPQSNGYVERLHRTLLDEHFRIAGRTKFYEAIEEMQIDLEIFFEEYNYKRVHQGRNMNGRTPFQVFFEGIKVEEDEEPSSED; via the coding sequence ATGACCACCAACGCCAATGCGACGACAAAAGCTACGAGAAGAAAGCTAAATTTATTAGAACTTGCTAACGAATTAGAAAATGTAAGTAAGGCCTGCAAAATCATGGGATATTCCCGTCAGCAGTTCTACGAGATCCGAAGAAACTTTCAAACTTACGGAGCAGAAGGACTTTTGGATCGAATGCCTGGAGCAAACGGACCTCATCCGAACAGAGTCAGCGAAGAAATCGAGAAAGAAGTTTTAGAATATTCTCTACAACGTCCTACCCACGGTTGTTTAAAAGTCGCACAACAACTCAGCCTCAAGGGAATCAAAGTAAGCTCAGGAGGAGTCAGAGGAGTTTGGGCGAGGAATAAACTTGTAACCAAACATCAAAGGCTTCTCAGACTTGAAGAACATCACAAAGATCAAATCATCCCTCTCACCGAGGATCAGATTAAACTCCTTGAAAGATTCGATCCAGAATACAGAGAAAGGCACATACATGCCGATTCTACCGGAGAATTGGTCTCTATGGACACGTTCATGGTCGGTTCCTTAAAGGGAGTTGGAAGAGTCTATTTGCAAACCGTAATCGATTGTCACAGTCGATTCGCTTGGGGAAGGCTTTTTAATACGAAGATTCCTGTTACCGCTGTGCAAACTCTCAACAACGACGTCCTTCCATTCTTCGAAGAACATAACGTTAAAGTTATGACCGTTCTTACCGATAATGGTCGTGAGTATTGTGGAAGAGAAGATCAACATCCGTTCGAACTCTTTCTTCAATTAGAAGAGATCGAACATCGGACTACTAAAGTGCGAAGACCCCAGAGCAATGGATACGTTGAACGACTTCATCGAACTTTGCTCGACGAGCATTTCAGAATTGCTGGTAGAACCAAATTCTACGAGGCGATTGAAGAAATGCAAATCGATCTGGAAATCTTCTTTGAGGAATACAATTACAAGAGAGTCCATCAAGGAAGAAACATGAACGGAAGAACTCCATTTCAAGTATTTTTCGAAGGAATTAAAGTCGAAGAGGACGAGGAGCCTAGTTCAGAAGATTAG